The proteins below come from a single Sorghum bicolor cultivar BTx623 chromosome 4, Sorghum_bicolor_NCBIv3, whole genome shotgun sequence genomic window:
- the LOC8075208 gene encoding pentatricopeptide repeat-containing protein At1g05750, chloroplastic — MAVPAAPSLALRPPPRSTKESQRAPRHAPRDVVSWTSTIARAARQGDLHAAAASLCAMLSSPAAPAPNDVTLLTVLSACADSPSSPLARPLALTLHARALKLFPSHLLLSTCLARFYLASRLPHLALQLFDTMPVRSVVTYNTMVSGLMRNGLVDAAFEVFDGMPGPDKVSWTALIDGFVKNGRHDEAIDCFRAMLLDSVEPDYVTLIAVVSACAEVGALGLGMWVHRLVLRQGLERNVRVANSLIDMYARCGQVKLAAQVFHSIRKRTVVSWNSMIVGLAANGLCTEAIELFEEMRRQGFKPDAVTLTGVLTACSHAGLTEHGLRYYDLMTTEYGIAARMEHYGCVVDLLGRAGRLDEAMHVVETMPMRPNEVVLGALLAGCRMHGDLDMAEQLMQHLFELDPGGDANYVLLSNIYAAVGKWDGAGKVRSLMKARGVKKRPGHSIVEIDGDVHEFVSSDRSHPQAEEIGQMLGLLRHEMAMYGCDDHGSSSLDGD, encoded by the coding sequence ATGGCTGTGCCCGCGGCTCCGTCTCTCGCCCTCCGCCCACCTCCGCGCTCCACCAAAGAATCCCAACGCGCACCCCGCCATGCGCCGCGGGACGTCGTCTCCTGGACGTCCACCAtcgcgcgcgcggcgcgccaGGGTGACCTGCATGCGGCGGCCGCGTCTCTCTGCGCTATGCTCTCCTCCCCCGCCGCGCCGGCCCCCAACGACGTCACGCTGCTTACCGTCCTCTCCGCCTGCGCCGACTCCCCATCCTCGCCGCTAGCCCGCCCCCTCGCCCTCACCCTCCACGCCCGCGCGCTCAAGCTATTCCCCTCCCACCTCCTCCTCTCCACCTGCCTCGCCAGGTTCTACCTCGCGTCCCGCCTCCCGCACCTCGCGCTCCAGCTGTTCGACACAATGCCGGTCCGCTCCGTCGTCACCTACAACACCATGGTCTCCGGGCTCATGCGCAACGGCCTCGTCGACGCCGCGTTCGAGGTGTTCGACGGGATGCCCGGCCCGGACAAGGTCTCCTGGACGGCGCTCATCGACGGGTTCGTCAAGAACGGGCGCCATGACGAGGCCATCGACTGCTTCCGCGCCATGCTGCTGGACAGCGTCGAGCCGGACTACGTCACGTTGATTGCCGTCGTATCTGCATGCGCCGAGGTAGGCGCGCTCGGGCTCGGGATGTGGGTGCACCGGCTCGTGCTCAGGCAGGGGTTGGAGCGCAATGTCCGCGTCGCCAACTCGCTGATCGACATGTACGCGCGGTGCGGACAGGTGAAGCTCGCGGCGCAGGTGTTCCACTCCATTAGGAAGCGGACGGTGGTCTCCTGGAACTCGATGATCGTCGGACTCGCAGCCAATGGCTTATGCACGGAGGCGATCGAGCTCTTCGAGGAGATGCGGAGGCAGGGGTTCAAGCCGGACGCGGTGACGCTCACCGGCGTCCTCACGGCTTGCAGCCACGCCGGTCTCACCGAGCACGGCCTGAGGTACTATGATCTCATGACGACAGAGTATGGTATAGCCGCGCGGATGGAGCACTACGGGTGCGTGGTCGACCTGCTTGGTCGTGCCGGGCGCCTGGACGAGGCGATGCACGTGGTGGAGACGATGCCGATGCGACCCAACGAAGTGGTGCTCGGGGCACTCCTCGCGGGCTGCCGGATGCACGGCGACCTGGACATGGCCGAGCAGCTCATGCAGCACCTCTTCGAGCTGGACCCCGGCGGCGATGCCAACTACGTGCTGCTTTCCAACATCTACGCGGCCGTCGGGAAGTGGGACGGCGCGGGGAAGGTCCGAAGCCTGATGAAAGCGCGCGGGGTGAAGAAACGGCCGGGGCACAGCATCGTGGAGATCGACGGCGACGTGCACGAGTTCGTGTCGAGTGATCGGTCCCATCCGCAGGCCGAGGAGATTGGCCAGATGCTTGGGCTACTCAGGCACGAGATGGCAATGTATGGTTGTGATGATCATGGAAGCAGCAGTTTGGATGGGGATTGA